In Mus musculus strain C57BL/6J chromosome 9, GRCm38.p6 C57BL/6J, one genomic interval encodes:
- the Olfr871 gene encoding olfactory receptor 871: MKPENQTNILEFLLLGFSQYPEHQPMLFGLFLLMFVVAVFGNLLIILAVSIDSHLHTPMYFFLSNLSFSDIGFISTTIPKMLVNIQTQSKSISYAECITQIYFFMLFGGMDILLLTVMAYDRFVAICHPLHYSVIMNPQLSGLLVLVSWFISFSYSLIQSLLMLRLSFCTNQIIKHFYCEYSRALTIACSDTLINHILLYILICVLGFIPFSGILYSYCKIVSSILRIPSTDGKYKAFSTCGSHLSVVSLFYGTGLGVYLSSDVTSSSGKDVVASVMYTVVTPMLNPFIYSLRNKDIKKALKTLGRILLLK; encoded by the coding sequence ATGaaaccagaaaaccaaacaaatattttagaatttttgcTTCTGGGGTTTTCCCAATATCCAGAGCATCAACCCATGCTATTTGGACTGTTTCTGCTCATGTTTGTGGTCGCTGTGTTTGGGAATCTTCTCATCATTCTGGCCGTCAGCATTGACTCTCACCTGCATactcccatgtacttcttcctatCTAACCTGTCCTTTTCTGACATTGGTTTCATCTCTACAACTATCCCTAAGATGTTGGTGAATATCCAAACACAGAGCAAGTCCATCTCCTATGCAGAATGCATCACccagatttattttttcatgCTCTTTGGAGGCATGGACATACTTCTCCTCACCGTGATGGCCTATGACCGATTTGTGGCCATCTGTCACCCCCTTCACTATTCAGTCATTATGAATCCCCAACTAAGTGGCTTGCTGGTTCTTGTATCATGGTTTATTAGCTTTTCATATTCTCTGATACAGAGTCTATTGATGCTGCGGTTGTCCTTCTGTACAAATCAGATAATTAAACACTTTTACTGTGAATATTCTAGAGCCCTCACTATAGCCTGCTCAGACACACTAATCAATCATATCCTTCTTTATATTCTGATATGTGTCCTTGGCTTCATCCCTTTCTCAGGGATCCTTTATTCATACTGTAAAATTGTTTCTTCTATTTTGAGAATTCCATCAACAGATGGaaaatataaagcattttctACCTGTGGGTCTCATCTATCAGTGGTTTCTTTATTCTATGGGACAGGCCTTGGTGTGTACCTTAGTTCTGATGTAACTTCCTCCTCTGGGAAGGACGTGGTGGCCTCAGTAATGTATACAGTGGTCACCCCTATGCTGAACCCTTTCATCTACAGCTTGAGGAACAAAGACATTAAGAAGGCCTTAAAAACACTTGGGAGAATACTTCTTTTAAAGTGA